A stretch of the Thermus thermophilus genome encodes the following:
- a CDS encoding FAD-binding oxidoreductase, which produces MDKLEALKRLFPGKVDLSESERLRHGKDEGYPEARPVLAVVYPESVEDVQKALQWARAWGVAVIPFGAGTSLEGHLYPVREAISLDLSRMNRVLEVRPQDFSCVVEPGLTRKALNEALKGTGLFFPVDPGADASLGGMAATNASGTTTVRYGGMRQNVLALQVVLASGEVLELGRAVRKTSAGYDLKDLFIGSEGTLGVITRLTLRLHPLPEHVHTLRVFFPGVEEAAEASYRVMASGLPVARLELLDELAMRALNRYLKAGFPERPALFLEFHASTKEALEAERALALELVREAGALEVEAAKTEEERRRQWEARHQAYWALVHLFPGHRFMITDTAVPLSRLPEMVRFAQGLLGEMGLTGNILGHVGDGNFHTLIPVLPEDYPKAEAYAERLVEKALELGGTCTAEHGVGLRKRKFLPKEHGPALEWMRRLKALLDPEGLLNPGKVV; this is translated from the coding sequence GTGGACAAGCTGGAAGCCCTAAAGCGCCTCTTCCCGGGGAAGGTGGACCTCTCGGAAAGCGAGCGCCTGCGCCACGGGAAGGATGAGGGCTACCCCGAGGCGAGGCCCGTTCTGGCCGTGGTCTACCCGGAAAGCGTGGAGGACGTGCAGAAGGCCCTCCAGTGGGCCCGGGCGTGGGGCGTGGCGGTGATCCCCTTCGGGGCGGGGACGAGCCTCGAGGGCCACCTCTACCCCGTCAGGGAAGCCATCAGCCTGGACCTGAGCCGGATGAACCGGGTCCTGGAGGTGAGGCCCCAGGACTTCTCTTGCGTGGTGGAGCCCGGCCTCACCCGAAAAGCCTTAAACGAGGCCCTCAAGGGCACGGGCCTCTTCTTCCCCGTGGACCCGGGGGCGGACGCCTCTTTAGGAGGCATGGCGGCCACGAACGCCAGCGGCACCACCACGGTGCGCTACGGGGGGATGCGGCAAAACGTCCTGGCGCTCCAGGTGGTCCTGGCAAGCGGCGAGGTCTTGGAGCTCGGCCGAGCTGTGCGCAAGACCTCCGCGGGCTACGACCTCAAGGACCTCTTCATCGGAAGCGAGGGCACCTTAGGGGTCATCACCCGCCTCACCTTAAGGCTCCACCCCCTCCCCGAGCATGTCCACACCCTAAGGGTCTTCTTCCCCGGGGTGGAGGAGGCGGCGGAGGCCAGCTACCGGGTCATGGCCTCCGGGCTTCCCGTGGCAAGGCTTGAGCTTCTGGACGAGCTCGCCATGCGGGCGCTGAACCGATACCTAAAGGCGGGCTTCCCCGAGCGCCCGGCCCTCTTCCTGGAGTTCCACGCCTCCACCAAGGAGGCCCTGGAGGCGGAGAGGGCCCTCGCCCTGGAGCTCGTGCGGGAGGCGGGGGCCCTCGAGGTGGAGGCGGCCAAAACGGAGGAGGAGAGGCGCCGCCAGTGGGAGGCCCGGCACCAGGCCTACTGGGCCTTGGTCCACCTCTTCCCCGGCCACCGCTTCATGATCACCGACACCGCCGTCCCCCTCTCCCGGCTTCCCGAGATGGTGCGCTTCGCCCAAGGGCTCCTAGGGGAGATGGGCCTCACCGGGAACATCCTGGGCCACGTGGGGGACGGGAACTTCCACACCCTAATTCCCGTCCTCCCCGAGGACTACCCCAAGGCCGAGGCCTACGCCGAGAGGCTCGTGGAAAAGGCCCTGGAGCTTGGGGGCACCTGCACCGCCGAGCACGGGGTGGGCCTCCGCAAAAGGAAGTTCCTCCCCAAGGAGCACGGCCCCGCCCTGGAGTGGATGCGGAGGCTCAAGGCCCTCCTGGACCCCGAAGGGCTCCTGAACCCGGGTAAGGTCGTCTAG
- a CDS encoding MFS transporter: MAGALVDRYPRMWAMLAADLGGGVATGFLLLLYLLGRLEVFHLYLVSALTGALSSLHWPALSAMLEKKGYARASGMMSLAESLAGVGAPVLAAALLKPLGLGGVFALDLLGAGAAVLTLLLVPIPGLPPRTGPRTSLREEALCGFRFILERPLLLGLQLMFFGINFLSTLAVTVLPAMVLAKTGMSEAALALVRSVAGLGGVVGRLLLSVWGGPKKRVHGVFLGMAFSSLALALMGVAEGPGAWATLAFLESLFIPIINGSNQAIWQAKVPLSVQGKVFAARRMIAWYQPLGDGLGWPPGGRGLRSPVRAGGRHHPHAPPLREPGGALGAFRLPLSRGAGGGAPPSRR, encoded by the coding sequence CTGGCGGGGGCCTTGGTGGACCGTTACCCCCGGATGTGGGCCATGCTGGCGGCCGACCTCGGCGGGGGGGTGGCCACCGGCTTCCTCCTTTTGCTCTACCTCCTGGGGCGCCTCGAGGTCTTCCACCTCTACCTGGTCTCCGCCCTCACGGGGGCCCTCTCCAGCCTCCACTGGCCCGCCCTCTCCGCCATGCTGGAGAAGAAGGGCTACGCCCGGGCGAGCGGCATGATGAGCCTGGCGGAGTCCCTGGCCGGGGTGGGGGCCCCCGTCCTGGCGGCTGCCCTTCTCAAGCCCTTGGGCCTCGGGGGCGTCTTCGCCCTGGACCTCCTGGGGGCGGGCGCCGCGGTCCTCACCCTCCTCCTGGTGCCCATCCCGGGCCTTCCGCCCCGGACCGGCCCCAGGACCTCCCTCAGGGAAGAAGCCCTCTGCGGTTTCCGCTTCATCCTGGAAAGGCCGCTCCTTCTCGGCCTTCAGCTCATGTTTTTCGGCATCAACTTTCTCAGCACCCTGGCCGTCACCGTCCTGCCCGCCATGGTGCTGGCCAAGACGGGGATGTCGGAGGCGGCCCTGGCCCTGGTGCGCTCCGTCGCAGGGCTCGGCGGGGTGGTGGGGCGGCTTCTCCTTTCGGTGTGGGGCGGCCCCAAGAAGCGAGTCCACGGAGTCTTCCTGGGCATGGCCTTCTCCAGCCTGGCCTTGGCCTTGATGGGGGTGGCCGAAGGCCCAGGGGCCTGGGCAACCCTGGCCTTCCTAGAAAGCCTCTTTATCCCGATCATCAACGGGTCCAACCAGGCCATCTGGCAGGCCAAGGTGCCGCTTTCCGTCCAGGGGAAGGTCTTCGCCGCGAGGCGCATGATCGCCTGGTATCAACCCCTTGGGGATGGCCTTGGCTGGCCCCCTGGCGGACGGGGTCTTCGCTCCCCGGTACGGGCAGGGGGAAGGCATCACCCTCATGCTCCTCCTCTTCGGGAGCCTGGGGGTGCTTTGGGGGCTTTCCGGCTACCTCTTTCCCGGGGCGCGGGAGGTGGAGCGCCTCCTTCCCGACGCTAA
- a CDS encoding AAA family ATPase, with protein sequence MRVASVRWFTPPTRPRPAPLFFGQERALRALEAAFLHRGHGYLVGPSGLGKRTRLLAFLAGRAFPKEELVYLPLGEEAFPLLLPEGEGRALVEGVEALFAEFTPGLFREKGFLYAKNLVESRYEREAEALLQALAQEAKAHGFALAEEEGGFTLTGQGPLPPELSAKLEETVLAYVEVRQRAQAEVAALRRSFAERLLQPRVEGLKARFPEAARYLDWLLESFLRAAALEEEVEGEALLPRLLVEGGTRVVYEPNPTPERLFGHLEYEVREGVLTTHLGLLRPGALMRATGGVLVLEAHRVLELGSYPLLKRSLATGEIEPLAPRPEVRGPRLQPAPLKAQVFLVGPPEVIALLEEDEEFLELFPFRVEFHPEMPYTEAHVAHLGGFLEAQGVRLLPEGLAALADEARRMAGHRERLDARIYRLLDLAREAARYQDPVGREGVERALKAREDRFALEQELFLKDVEEGVVALEVTGERVGEVNGLVVLEGPFPTGRPVRITAQAGPGREGILSIDREVGLGGQVFHKAVLTLAGYLRGTYAQLGALSATVSLVFEQSYGSLEGDSAGLAELLAVLSALSGLPLRQDLAVTGAVDQTGRVLAVGRVAEKVEGFFRVCQTLGLTGTQGVVLPKANLPHLTLREEVVEAVEKGRFHLFAVEEVDEAVELLFGRRAYWVHEKVREALEHFQKLENGEEK encoded by the coding sequence ATGCGGGTCGCCTCCGTGCGCTGGTTCACCCCGCCCACCCGTCCCCGGCCCGCCCCCCTCTTCTTCGGACAGGAGCGGGCGCTAAGGGCCCTCGAGGCCGCCTTCCTCCACCGGGGGCACGGCTACCTGGTGGGGCCGAGCGGCCTCGGCAAACGCACCCGGCTCCTCGCCTTCCTCGCGGGCCGGGCCTTCCCCAAGGAAGAGCTCGTCTACCTTCCCCTGGGGGAGGAAGCCTTCCCCCTCCTCCTCCCCGAGGGGGAGGGCAGGGCCTTGGTGGAAGGGGTGGAGGCCCTCTTCGCCGAGTTCACCCCCGGCCTTTTCCGGGAAAAGGGCTTTCTCTACGCGAAGAACCTGGTGGAGTCCCGCTACGAGAGGGAGGCGGAGGCCCTGCTCCAGGCCCTCGCCCAAGAGGCCAAGGCCCACGGCTTCGCCCTCGCAGAGGAGGAAGGGGGGTTCACCCTCACGGGCCAAGGCCCCCTCCCCCCGGAGCTTTCCGCCAAGCTGGAGGAGACCGTTTTGGCCTACGTGGAGGTGCGGCAGCGGGCCCAGGCCGAGGTGGCGGCCCTGCGCCGCAGCTTCGCCGAGCGCCTCCTCCAGCCCCGGGTGGAAGGCCTGAAGGCGCGCTTCCCCGAGGCCGCCCGGTACCTGGACTGGCTTTTGGAGTCCTTTCTCCGGGCCGCGGCCCTGGAGGAGGAGGTGGAGGGCGAGGCCCTCCTCCCCCGCCTCCTCGTGGAAGGGGGGACGCGGGTGGTCTACGAGCCGAACCCCACCCCGGAAAGGCTTTTCGGCCACCTGGAGTACGAGGTCCGGGAGGGGGTCCTCACCACCCACCTGGGCCTCCTCCGGCCCGGGGCCCTGATGCGGGCCACGGGGGGGGTTTTGGTCCTCGAGGCCCACCGGGTGCTGGAGCTCGGGAGCTACCCCCTCCTCAAGCGGAGCCTGGCCACGGGGGAAATAGAGCCCCTCGCCCCCAGGCCCGAGGTGCGGGGCCCCAGGCTCCAACCCGCCCCCCTCAAGGCCCAGGTCTTCCTGGTGGGCCCCCCGGAGGTCATCGCCCTTCTGGAGGAGGACGAGGAGTTTTTGGAGCTCTTCCCCTTCCGGGTGGAGTTCCACCCCGAGATGCCCTACACCGAGGCGCACGTGGCCCACCTGGGAGGCTTCCTGGAGGCCCAGGGGGTGCGCCTCCTCCCGGAGGGGCTCGCCGCCCTCGCCGACGAGGCCCGGCGCATGGCCGGACACCGGGAAAGGCTGGACGCCCGCATCTACCGCCTCCTGGACCTGGCCCGGGAGGCCGCCCGCTACCAGGACCCCGTGGGCCGGGAAGGGGTGGAGCGGGCCCTAAAGGCCCGGGAGGACCGCTTCGCCCTGGAACAGGAGCTCTTCCTCAAGGACGTGGAGGAAGGGGTGGTGGCCCTGGAGGTGACGGGGGAGCGGGTGGGGGAGGTGAACGGCCTCGTGGTCCTCGAGGGCCCCTTCCCCACGGGCCGCCCCGTGCGCATCACCGCCCAGGCGGGGCCCGGCCGGGAGGGGATCCTCTCCATTGACCGGGAGGTGGGCCTCGGGGGGCAGGTCTTCCACAAGGCCGTCCTCACCCTGGCGGGATACCTCCGGGGCACCTACGCCCAGCTCGGGGCCCTCTCGGCCACGGTGAGCCTGGTCTTTGAGCAAAGCTACGGGAGCCTCGAGGGGGACTCGGCGGGCCTCGCCGAGCTTCTGGCGGTGCTTTCGGCCCTCTCCGGCCTCCCCCTAAGGCAGGACCTGGCGGTGACCGGGGCCGTGGACCAGACGGGAAGGGTCCTCGCCGTGGGCCGGGTGGCGGAGAAGGTGGAGGGCTTTTTCCGCGTCTGCCAGACCCTGGGCCTCACCGGCACCCAGGGGGTGGTCCTCCCCAAGGCCAACCTCCCCCACCTCACCCTGCGGGAGGAGGTGGTGGAGGCGGTGGAAAAGGGGCGCTTCCACCTCTTCGCCGTGGAGGAGGTGGACGAGGCGGTGGAACTCCTCTTCGGGCGCAGGGCCTACTGGGTGCACGAGAAGGTGCGGGAGGCCCTGGAGCACTTCCAGAAGCTGGAGAACGGGGAGGAGAAGTAA
- a CDS encoding AbrB family transcriptional regulator, with protein sequence MDLLRASLSGVFLGLLFHRLGLPGGAVVGAMLGTGLAQLLASPAPTPAPTPRGLDLAVQLAAGVLVGLSFRKELLSPKLLPYALLAALAFLALALLLAFLLAKPLGQPPKALLFALAPGGITGMGPLSQAEGGSPALVGVFHTVRVLALFLLVPLLARLLR encoded by the coding sequence ATGGACCTCCTGCGCGCTTCCCTAAGCGGGGTTTTCCTCGGACTCCTCTTCCACCGCCTGGGCCTTCCAGGCGGGGCCGTGGTGGGGGCCATGCTGGGCACGGGCCTCGCCCAGCTCCTCGCCTCCCCCGCCCCCACCCCAGCCCCCACCCCAAGGGGCCTGGACCTGGCCGTGCAGCTCGCCGCCGGGGTTTTGGTGGGGCTTTCCTTCCGGAAGGAGCTCCTCTCCCCCAAGCTCCTCCCCTACGCCCTCCTCGCCGCCCTCGCCTTCCTCGCCCTCGCCCTCCTCCTCGCCTTCCTCCTCGCCAAGCCCTTGGGCCAACCCCCCAAAGCCCTCCTCTTCGCCCTGGCTCCCGGGGGGATCACGGGCATGGGGCCCCTGAGCCAGGCCGAGGGGGGAAGCCCCGCCCTAGTGGGGGTCTTCCACACGGTGCGCGTCCTCGCCCTCTTCCTCCTCGTCCCCCTCCTCGCCCGGCTTCTCAGGTAG
- a CDS encoding IS256-like element ISTth4 family transposase has translation MFNRGAHLSTRRCPVDQDTLRILLREAVRETVAEVLQTVLELDRTAFLQVHGGRRNGYYPRKLETTFGQVDLKVPRDRESRYYPAFLKPYARRLVDVGEVAVALYAAGVSQRKAAEILSLLLGHRYSHETLSALTDQVLEAAGAFRTRPLPEEMAFVYLDGLSLKVFREGEGIVRETVYVALGIAPDGERRVLGFWLLPTESALGWEGVLGELWQRGLRRVLLFITDGLPGLPEAIRRVYPQAEWQRCVVHGVRWSLSQVRARDRGLLAEDLRRVYGAESRDEALRALEEVKAAWGSRYPGVVGLWVQDSGAFLRFYGYPKVLWPYLRSTNLMERFIRELRRGTKVRDHKFPKEEAVYKLLYLESERQEGRWAERKLKGFSEVKEVLEKMLQERYAPRTQTLTHNS, from the coding sequence GTGTTTAATAGGGGGGCACACCTTAGCACGAGGAGGTGCCCCGTGGACCAGGATACCTTGCGGATCTTGCTGAGGGAAGCGGTGCGGGAGACAGTAGCCGAGGTTCTGCAGACGGTTCTGGAGCTGGACCGGACAGCCTTCTTGCAGGTGCACGGGGGGCGCAGGAACGGCTACTACCCCCGCAAGCTGGAGACCACCTTCGGCCAGGTGGACCTGAAGGTCCCTAGGGATCGGGAATCTCGGTATTACCCGGCTTTCCTTAAGCCCTACGCCCGCCGCCTGGTGGACGTGGGGGAAGTAGCTGTGGCCTTGTACGCCGCCGGGGTCAGTCAGCGCAAGGCGGCCGAGATATTGAGCCTGCTCTTAGGCCACCGCTACTCCCACGAGACCCTAAGCGCTCTGACCGACCAAGTCCTGGAGGCGGCAGGAGCCTTCCGCACCCGGCCTTTGCCCGAGGAGATGGCCTTCGTCTACCTGGACGGGCTTTCCTTAAAGGTCTTCAGGGAAGGGGAAGGGATTGTGCGGGAAACGGTGTATGTGGCCCTGGGCATCGCCCCTGATGGGGAGAGGCGGGTCCTGGGGTTCTGGCTGTTGCCCACGGAGAGCGCCCTGGGATGGGAGGGGGTCCTGGGGGAGCTTTGGCAGCGGGGCCTGCGGCGGGTATTGCTCTTCATCACCGACGGGCTGCCCGGGCTTCCTGAAGCGATCCGCAGGGTCTACCCTCAGGCGGAGTGGCAGCGGTGCGTGGTGCACGGGGTGCGGTGGAGCCTGTCCCAGGTGCGGGCGCGGGACCGGGGCCTGCTGGCGGAGGACCTGAGGCGGGTGTACGGGGCGGAGAGCAGGGATGAAGCCCTTAGGGCCTTGGAGGAGGTGAAGGCCGCCTGGGGTTCGCGGTACCCGGGGGTGGTGGGGCTTTGGGTACAGGATTCGGGGGCCTTCCTGCGGTTCTACGGGTACCCCAAGGTGCTTTGGCCGTACCTGCGGAGCACCAACCTGATGGAGCGGTTTATCCGGGAGCTACGGCGGGGGACGAAGGTGCGGGACCACAAGTTTCCTAAGGAAGAGGCGGTGTACAAGCTCCTTTACCTGGAGTCAGAGAGGCAGGAAGGGAGGTGGGCAGAACGGAAACTAAAGGGGTTCTCGGAGGTGAAGGAGGTGCTGGAGAAGATGCTTCAGGAGCGGTATGCCCCCCGTACACAGACTCTTACACATAACTCTTGA
- a CDS encoding CDGSH iron-sulfur domain-containing protein — MRLEFLENGPIRVEGKRFAVRVGEKEEVLERPRVFLCRCGASGNKPFCDGTHKRIGFQAPGGVLEVEGD, encoded by the coding sequence ATGCGGCTGGAGTTTCTGGAAAACGGCCCCATACGGGTGGAGGGGAAGCGCTTCGCGGTGCGCGTGGGGGAGAAGGAGGAGGTCCTGGAGCGCCCCCGGGTCTTCCTCTGCCGCTGCGGGGCCTCGGGGAACAAGCCCTTCTGCGACGGCACCCACAAGCGGATCGGCTTCCAGGCCCCGGGCGGGGTCTTGGAGGTGGAAGGCGACTGA
- a CDS encoding MFS transporter, giving the protein MTLALLLWLEAFRLFGAGFFYFAHAALTALGALSPLEASLALAFRLLAEPLFALYGGHLADRWPRGRLLLLAALGQGGLTLALLPLLSAPSPLPLYLLGFLFAFLEALRMVAAGAPLADLLPKEALARARGQLGALYAAADALSDLAAGLLFLFTRSRPWTVGRGSAGPGEGLLSPGPPGRSPEPRGGLGRAPGRGGPGAVRRRRYPEARPGPRGARPPGDRPASPLAPPRGFDLSPGGWGRPLRRGGRGGAPEPGPPGASGPGGGRLSLPERSPGPLRPPLGRALAGVALPLPFLLAGGLLLALAPLVRWRGRA; this is encoded by the coding sequence ATGACGCTGGCCCTCCTCCTCTGGCTGGAAGCCTTCCGCCTCTTTGGAGCAGGGTTCTTCTACTTCGCCCACGCCGCCCTCACCGCTCTTGGGGCCTTGAGCCCCCTAGAGGCCAGCCTAGCCCTGGCCTTCCGCCTCCTGGCCGAGCCCCTCTTCGCCCTCTACGGGGGGCATCTGGCCGACCGGTGGCCTAGGGGAAGGCTCCTCCTCCTGGCCGCCTTGGGCCAGGGAGGGCTCACCCTGGCCCTCCTCCCCCTCCTCAGCGCCCCCTCTCCCCTCCCCCTCTACCTCTTGGGCTTCCTCTTCGCCTTCCTGGAGGCCCTGCGGATGGTGGCCGCCGGGGCCCCCCTCGCCGACCTCCTCCCCAAGGAGGCCCTGGCCCGGGCCCGGGGGCAGCTGGGGGCCCTCTATGCCGCCGCCGACGCCCTTTCTGACCTGGCCGCGGGTCTCCTTTTCCTTTTCACCCGAAGCCGCCCCTGGACCGTTGGCCGTGGTTCTGCGGGGCCTGGGGAAGGCCTCCTGAGTCCTGGGCCTCCTGGGCGCAGTCCAGAGCCTCGGGGGGGCCTTGGGAGGGCTCCTGGTAGGGGCGGTCCTGGGGCGGTTAGGAGAAGGAGGTACCCTGAGGCTCGCCCTGGGCCTCGCGGGGCTAGGCCTCCTGGGGACCGCCCTGCTTCCCCCCTGGCCCCTCCTCGCGGGTTTGACCTTTCTCCTGGGGGCTGGGGGCGCCCTCTTCGGCGCGGTGGCCGGGGCGGTGCGCCTGAGCCAGGCCCCCCCGGAGCTTCGGGGCCGGGTGGCGGGAGGCTTTCTCTTCCTGAGCGGAGCCCTGGCCCCCTTAGGCCCCCCCTGGGCAGGGCCCTGGCGGGGGTGGCCCTCCCCCTTCCCTTCCTCCTGGCCGGAGGGCTCCTCCTCGCCCTGGCGCCCCTGGTGAGGTGGCGAGGGAGGGCGTAA
- a CDS encoding penicillin acylase family protein — protein sequence MKRFLRGLAWLLGFFLFLALLLGFSGYVYLRSSLPQGEGRIALEGLSAPVEVVRDGKGVVRIRAATLKDLFFAQGFVHAQERLWQMEFQRRVGQGRLSEILGEATLPQDRFLRTWGFYRAAQAAYGRLYPEEKEAVDAYAAGVNAFLASGAPLPPEFRLLGFRPEPWTGPDVLVWAKMMSYDLSGNWEEELKRHRLLARGISPERLLELMPPYPEDAPTILSAEDLKLPLKREEAPSALLWMAPPRQMEASNNWVVAGSRTETGKPFLANDPHLALQAPSLWFLMALEAPGLKAMGATLPGVPGVVIGRNERIAWGVTNVGADVQDLYLLEEVEGRGYRYRGGVLPYGVREEVIRVKGGKEEVLKVRETVYGPVITDALQDPPKTPMALRWVSLDPEDHILMAFLGVNRAGNWEEFKKALEVYSAPSQNFVYADVEGNIGYIAPGKFPVRKEGHTGMVPVPGNGEWDWLGYRRPEEWPQAFNPPKGYLVTANHKVTPEGFPYALTYDWAEPYRAERIEELLLAKEKLSLEDMKAIQQDQKSLLYRDFRPTLELLTPLSERAQAWRDRLLAWDGTMAASSEEALVFALWYTELTRLPQREVGEAYWDEPRYLLRALKEGDKNCDQPETDYKETCLDYAALALERALDRKEALGARTWGEAHRARFPHAVLTHTPLKRLSDREVAFGGDRYTVNVGPFDPDTLAMGHGPSYRQIVDLSDMENSLFIHPMGQSGHFLSPHYADLLSFWRRGDYLPMRFGAPLGRTLLLESLPPP from the coding sequence ATGAAGCGTTTCTTGCGAGGGCTCGCCTGGCTTTTGGGCTTCTTCCTCTTCCTCGCCCTTCTCCTCGGCTTCTCGGGCTACGTCTACCTGCGCTCCTCCCTGCCCCAAGGGGAGGGCCGCATCGCCCTGGAGGGGCTTTCCGCCCCGGTGGAGGTGGTCCGGGACGGCAAGGGGGTGGTGCGCATCCGGGCGGCCACGCTCAAGGACCTCTTCTTCGCCCAGGGCTTCGTCCACGCCCAGGAGCGGCTTTGGCAGATGGAGTTCCAGCGCCGGGTGGGCCAGGGGCGCTTGAGCGAGATCCTGGGGGAGGCCACGCTTCCCCAGGACCGGTTCCTCCGCACCTGGGGCTTCTACCGGGCGGCCCAGGCGGCCTACGGGAGGCTCTACCCCGAGGAGAAGGAGGCGGTGGACGCCTACGCTGCCGGGGTAAACGCCTTCTTGGCCTCTGGGGCCCCCCTGCCGCCCGAGTTCAGGCTCCTCGGCTTCCGCCCCGAGCCCTGGACGGGTCCCGACGTCCTGGTCTGGGCCAAGATGATGAGCTACGACCTCTCGGGGAACTGGGAGGAGGAGCTAAAGCGCCACCGCCTTCTCGCCCGGGGGATAAGCCCGGAGCGGCTCCTTGAGCTCATGCCCCCCTACCCCGAGGACGCCCCCACCATCCTTTCCGCCGAGGACCTTAAGCTTCCCCTCAAGCGGGAAGAGGCCCCAAGCGCCCTCCTCTGGATGGCCCCGCCCCGCCAGATGGAGGCCAGCAACAACTGGGTGGTGGCGGGAAGCCGCACCGAAACGGGCAAGCCTTTCCTTGCCAACGACCCCCACCTCGCCCTCCAGGCCCCGAGCCTCTGGTTCCTCATGGCCCTCGAGGCCCCAGGTCTTAAGGCCATGGGGGCAACCCTTCCTGGGGTGCCCGGCGTCGTCATCGGGCGGAATGAGCGCATCGCCTGGGGGGTGACGAACGTGGGGGCGGACGTGCAGGACCTCTACCTCCTGGAGGAGGTGGAAGGAAGGGGCTACCGCTACCGGGGCGGGGTCCTGCCCTACGGGGTGCGGGAAGAGGTGATCCGGGTCAAGGGGGGGAAGGAAGAGGTCCTCAAGGTGCGGGAGACGGTCTACGGGCCCGTCATCACCGACGCCTTGCAAGACCCCCCAAAGACCCCCATGGCCCTCCGCTGGGTGAGCTTGGACCCGGAAGACCACATCCTCATGGCCTTCCTGGGGGTGAACCGGGCGGGGAACTGGGAGGAGTTTAAAAAGGCCCTGGAGGTCTACTCCGCTCCAAGCCAGAACTTCGTCTACGCCGACGTGGAGGGCAACATCGGCTACATCGCCCCGGGGAAGTTCCCCGTCCGCAAGGAGGGGCACACGGGGATGGTGCCGGTGCCGGGGAACGGGGAGTGGGACTGGCTGGGCTACCGGAGGCCCGAGGAGTGGCCCCAGGCCTTTAACCCCCCTAAGGGTTACCTCGTCACCGCGAACCACAAGGTGACCCCCGAGGGCTTCCCCTACGCCCTCACCTACGACTGGGCCGAGCCCTACCGGGCGGAGCGCATAGAAGAGCTCCTCCTCGCCAAGGAGAAGCTTTCCCTGGAGGACATGAAGGCCATCCAGCAGGACCAGAAGAGCCTCCTCTACCGGGACTTCCGCCCCACCTTGGAGCTCCTTACCCCCCTTTCCGAGAGGGCCCAGGCCTGGCGGGATCGGCTCCTCGCCTGGGACGGGACCATGGCGGCCTCCTCCGAGGAGGCCCTGGTCTTCGCCCTCTGGTACACCGAGCTCACCCGGCTTCCCCAAAGGGAGGTGGGGGAGGCTTACTGGGACGAGCCCCGCTACCTCCTTAGGGCCCTAAAGGAGGGGGACAAGAACTGCGACCAGCCGGAGACGGACTACAAGGAGACCTGCCTGGACTACGCCGCTCTCGCCCTGGAACGGGCCCTGGACCGAAAGGAGGCCCTGGGGGCCAGGACTTGGGGGGAGGCCCACCGGGCGCGCTTTCCCCACGCCGTCCTCACCCACACCCCCCTAAAGCGCCTCTCCGACCGGGAGGTGGCCTTCGGCGGCGACCGGTACACGGTGAACGTGGGGCCCTTTGACCCCGATACCCTCGCCATGGGCCATGGGCCGAGCTACCGCCAGATCGTGGACCTTTCGGATATGGAAAACTCCCTCTTCATTCACCCCATGGGCCAGTCGGGCCACTTCCTTTCCCCCCACTACGCCGACCTCCTCTCCTTTTGGCGGCGCGGGGATTACCTCCCCATGCGCTTTGGGGCTCCTTTGGGGAGGACACTCCTTCTGGAGTCCCTTCCTCCGCCTTAA
- a CDS encoding aldo/keto reductase family protein has protein sequence MGEMRYRKLGKWGLKVSEISLGAWVTFGDVVKDKETVREIVKIAYEGGVNFFDNADVYAKGLAEEIMGEVLKEFPRHTLVLSTKAYWPMSEDPNDRGLSRKHLLESITKSLKRLKTDYVDIFFAHRFDPEVPMEEIVYAMHTIVEKGYALYWGTSEWPAARIAEAVTFAKENGLHPPVVEQPQYSMLYRERVEGEILPEAERFGMGLVVWSPLAMGMLTGRYDQGIPEESRFARYPQFAERFLTEENRQKVLKLKEVADELGLTRTQLALAWVLRLPGISSAITGATRPEQIRESLGAAGVDLPQEALEKIEAILRGEA, from the coding sequence ATGGGTGAGATGCGCTACCGCAAACTGGGCAAGTGGGGCCTGAAGGTCTCGGAGATCTCCTTGGGGGCCTGGGTCACCTTCGGGGACGTGGTGAAAGACAAGGAGACCGTCCGGGAGATCGTCAAGATCGCCTACGAAGGGGGCGTGAACTTCTTTGACAACGCCGACGTCTACGCCAAGGGCCTCGCCGAGGAGATCATGGGGGAGGTCCTCAAGGAGTTCCCCCGGCACACCCTGGTCCTCTCCACCAAGGCCTACTGGCCCATGTCCGAGGACCCGAACGACCGGGGCCTAAGCCGCAAGCACCTTTTGGAGAGCATCACGAAAAGCCTCAAGCGGCTCAAGACCGACTACGTGGACATTTTCTTCGCCCACCGCTTTGACCCCGAGGTCCCCATGGAAGAGATCGTCTACGCCATGCACACCATCGTGGAGAAGGGGTACGCCCTCTACTGGGGCACCTCGGAGTGGCCCGCCGCAAGGATCGCCGAGGCCGTGACCTTCGCCAAGGAAAACGGCCTCCACCCGCCCGTGGTGGAGCAGCCCCAGTACTCCATGCTCTACCGGGAAAGGGTGGAAGGGGAGATCCTCCCGGAGGCGGAGCGCTTCGGGATGGGCCTGGTGGTCTGGAGCCCGCTCGCCATGGGCATGCTCACGGGGCGGTACGACCAGGGCATCCCCGAGGAAAGCCGCTTCGCCCGCTACCCCCAGTTCGCCGAGCGCTTCCTCACCGAGGAAAACCGGCAGAAGGTCCTCAAGCTCAAGGAGGTGGCGGACGAACTCGGCCTCACCCGCACCCAGCTCGCCCTGGCCTGGGTGCTGAGGCTTCCCGGGATCTCTAGCGCCATCACCGGGGCGACCCGCCCAGAGCAGATCCGGGAGAGCCTGGGGGCCGCCGGGGTGGACCTGCCCCAGGAGGCCCTGGAGAAGATAGAGGCCATCCTAAGGGGCGAGGCCTAA